The genomic interval GGGTATCGATAATACCCCCGAGGAGTCCATGCGCCTCCACGGTGCCCCGGCCAAGGCCCTGATTGCCTGCACGTACCTGTTCGTGGCTTCCTATGCCCCGACCTGGGGACCGATCTCGTGGGTGTACCCTCCGGAGCTGTACCCTCTGCGCGTCCgcggcaaggccgtcgcGCTGGCCACCTCGGCCAACTGGGCGTTCAACATGGCGTTGGGTCTGTTCGTGCCCCCGGCTTTCACCAACATCCGCTGGCAGACTTACATCATCTTCGGATGTTTCCTGGCTGCCATGCTGGTCCATGTCTTCTTCATGTTCCCTGAGACTGCAGGCAAGACCCTGGAGGAGACCGAGCAGATCTTTGAGGATCCCACTGGTATTCCGTACATCGGTACCCCTGCCTGGAAGACCTTCCACGATACCAAGCGCACCATCGCTGCTGAGCAGGGTGACGTCGAGGTCCTGGGCGAGAAGCTGAGAGCGAGTGAGAAGCGTGCGCTCTCCACCACGCACTCGGAGAATGTCACCGACAGTGCATGAATGGGAGATATGAGTGTATGAACAAAATTGAGGTGGGAGGTGTTACAATTATAGATATATTTCTTTCAAAGTAAATATATTAATCTGTTTTTTGACTACAATCTCTTTTTCCTGGTCGATATACCCCAACACATGGGTTTCTTTGTTATAGATGAGACGACAGATTCGCAAGTACAAAAAGGCACAGCCCCACAGTGCCTTGTTCTTTCGTTGAAGCATCCAGTTCTGGCACCCAGGAAATACTCGGGGTTAAAGTTCCACCCTTAGCAAGCACCAAAGTTGCATACGTACTTAAAAGCAGTACTAGGGGCTATTACAGCAAGAAAATATTCCTCCGTGTTGACATGGTCAATTTTGTCCCGATGCCATCCACACGGGGAAACATGCCCCGCCACTAAGAACTATAGGCATAGAGCCGTTAGCTTGGCTGCACCCAATCCAGACCTTAGCCTCTATAGAGTCAGCGACAACTTGCTTTCAGAGAACTCAAAGTCATAAATCTTCAGTAGTGTTGATTGTATTTTTATGTTGTTGACCAGGCAGCAGAGAGGGTGAGCCTCCACGACAGCCCCTTCAAAGACCATTATTAACGCGGCTTAGATATGGTAGAAGGATTAATTCGTCCGCTTTTAGCGGAAGTTGTGGAATACAAACAACCAATTGGCTTTCAATTGCATGCTCCATGCCACGTACGAGCCAGCAACTACTGGAACAGCCTTAATTGGACATGTAGCACTTGGATATGGTTCGGAGTCGCTCAACGGCTAGATCATTGCTTCCTAAAATAGAACGTAGTGCGTGTTTGGGTAATTGATGTTAACCATCCTAAACATTGCTACGGGGTAAAATGGCGGGCTGAGATGTGCTCAAGGCGTGACCAGAATAAATCCACCTAAGTATTTTTGCGGTGATGGAGTCGTGGGACTGCCTGCCTTTGCTAGCGAGCAGTGATCGACCCCTGCATGGCCCGCACTTTTGCCCCGCATATTTACCCCGCACCCACTATGGGGAATCGTGGGACCAGAAACGTTCGGCCTAGATTGGTTTTTAATAAAACTGCATAACAAGAATAATTGAAGGAAGGACAAAAAGATTTTCAGATATTTTGTCTTTGAATACCCTTCATTCCGAGAGACGTCTTCTGGACTCGATATATAAGTCATCTCGCTAGACCAAAATGTTGATCCTTTGGACGTCGGGAATATGCCTTCTTTTGCTCTTGATATTTCGCTCTATCAGGGCTAGAAAAGGGAAAACCCTTCCCCCAGGACCTCGCCAACTTCCTTTTATTGGAAATTTGCACCAGGCACCCCAGACCAATCCATGGAGAGTATATCAGCAATGGACCAAAAGATATGGCCCTATATTCCACCTACAGTACGGTCTGAATACAGTCATTATTCTGGGAACCTACAAAGCGGCCCATGAGCTTCTTGATAAGCGAAGTAATATCTATAGCTCGCGACCACGATCTGTCATGGGTGGAGAGAACGTTAGCAAGGGCATGCGGACACTCTTGATGCCATATGGCCAACAATGGCGCAATCATCAACGTCTCCAGGCTTCGTACCTGAACATCCGCGTATCTCAAAGTTATCGCGATCTACAAGATCTCGAAAGCAAGCAACTTGTACATGAATTGTTGTCTCCTGCTGTTGATTTTTCGGATCGATATCATCGATACTCTTCTAGTTTAATTTTTGCACTCGCGTATGGCCGACGCCTCGAGACAGGTAACGAGCCAGAGATCAAGGCGATTGACCAGGTTATGGAAAACTTTCTCTATGCTGCGCGTGTTGGGACTTGGCTTGTGGATGCCCTCCCATTCTTGAATCACCTACCGAAATCCTTAGCTCCTTGGAGACGATACGCAGACGACCTACACAAATTTGAATCAAAACTGGCGATGGAAAATATGACGCGTGGACAAGAGACAGCTTCGTGGAACTGGGCGAAGCAAGTTCAGGATATGAAAGAGTCTAGTGAGATGACTCCGAAAGAGCGGGCATACGATGTGGGCATCATTTACGAAGCCGGAAGCGACACAACGACGATGGCCCTAGAGGTCTTTACTGCCGCTATGATTCTCTATCCTAATGTGATGAAGAAAGCCCAGGAAGAGATTGACTCCACTATAGAAGGATTTCCATCCTTTGCAGACAAAGAACGCCTTCCATATATCGGTGCCTTAATCAACGAGGTCCTTCGCTGGCGCCCTGTCTCTGCTGGTGGCATCCCACATGCTGTTACAGAGGATGACGAATATATGGGTTTCCACATTCCGAAGGGAGCAACCGTGATTGGAAATCATTGGTCTATTCATTTGGACGAGGACGTATACAAGGATCCCTACAACTTCAATCCAGATCGTTGGATTGAAGAACCAGACCTGCCTTTGGCTCCCTTTGGTTTCGGACGCCGTATCTGTACTGGCCAACACATTGCCAAAAACTCATTGTTTATTAATATCACTCGTTTGTTGTGGGCTTTCGACATTGGTTACGCCTATGAGGAAACCTCCGaggggaaaagaagatgTGAAATCGATCCGTTCGCATTCACACAGGGCTTCAATTCCCGGCCACTGCCTTTTCGAGCTGATTTCACTTTGAGATCCCAAGCAAAGGCTGCTGTTATCCAAGATCAATGGAATAAAGCCGACAAAGATATTGACCGTATTCTGGAAAGGATTCGCGCTTCACAGAAGACAACCTAATCTAGATAGTGACTGATTCCTACTGTGGTGTAGAGCAAATGtattgttcttcttcttgctaCATCAATTGCGCTTGTCTCATTCGCACACCTTAGCTTCACGTAGATAATGAGTTTCTACTACTTGGCTTTGGTGCTTCATCTTCGGTCAAATCAAGGCCTTCATATGCAGAATAAGCCCTTCATATGCAGAATAAGCTGAGATCTGCGCGTTGCCGATGGTCTGCTCCTGGTCTTGGCTCAAATTATGGAGAAATTTTAGAGGAATGTAAGCTGAGGAGAGCCGGGTGTTAGAAGACCAGCCACATTGACCAGCTCTTGTCCAAGGTGCTTGTCCAGTATGTATACGGAGCGTGGAACACCCCggttttctctttccttgGCCAAACAGTTCCAACTCCTCCAGTCCGGGGTACTTTTGAAAGATCGTCCCCAAGCTGCGGCCCGTGGCGTTCCCCACGCTCGAAAACGGCCCCGCATCCATCTGTCCCTCAAAATGCGGGGCCAAAACACATCATGGGCTTGGCGGGAAATAATTGAACCATACCGCTTTTCCCATTCGTGAAATCTGCGAATATTTTAGAACATTTTACGTCTCCCATCTCCATGGAAACAATACTCAAGAAAGCTACGAGTTTTTGGAAAGATATGTAGATTTTCTATCAATAGCAGAGTCGGAGGTCCCGGTGGAAAGTTGACGGGTCGTCTGCTAGCCAAGGTACAATGAATAAGGCTACTAACCACACCTACCAACATGAGCCCAACGATTATTAGGCTGAATGGACCGACAGGAATCCAGTAGTCTAAAAGGCGGTCGAAAGCATTGTAAGAGAGGGTATATGATTGGAAGAGCGTTTGTCACTACCGCGATCTTGAACAAGAATACCCACGTCTCAAGGCGGGTGTAGTGCACATGGCAGCACAGTTCTATAATTCAAACTTTGTTCATTTTGTCCGTCTTGACTCTAGATCTGCGTCTGATTACCGGCAATGGAGACAGAAAATCGAGAAATTTTGATCAACAGTCGGCAATCGAAACACTCTCTACACCCCCATCGATAAAATCCAAGACCAAAATTCCGGACGCCAGTCTGTCTTTTACAAGGCCGACTAATTCCTTGTGTGCCGGGTCTTCTTGCACAAAATATCTCCGGTCATCATCAGAACGGAATCGAATCACCGAGGCAAGGTTGAATCCTATGAAACAATATGTAAGTagggatggaatggaataATTGCACTCAGGTGCGCCGGATATTGAACTAACCATGGCTTCTCACTGGAGGACAAGGACGAGTTGTACCACATTTGGTGGATAGAATATATAGCTGACCGTTGCGAACAGCCTTTGTTGCCGCAGACTTGATTGCTTGAACGGTGAAATCTAGATCGGCCGGGTCCTTTAAAGGCCAGAGGACTATGTGTTCGATTTCCGACATAGGGCGTAATATTAGGTTGAATAATTCGCTCTTGAGAGTTATTGTGTTCCTTGATAAATTCTCCGTGGAAGGTCCTGTTAATCTGCTATTTATCTGTAATTAGGTACATGTTAGCTGCCTTGTATTGCGGATTTAGGACAATAGTGCGGGGGATATTTCGGAGTGTATACATGGTTTCCGCACTCCGTACATCACGTCCCGCATAACACATGCCGGGTCATGTGGAGATCCCGCACTTCCCCGCAGTCCCCCACGGCTTCCGAGGCTCCTCTGGAAAGACCGCAGGGTTAACGCATAAAGAAAAAGACCTATGATGGGACTTTTTCTAATAACTTGGCTTTGTGTTTAATCCTGGTTAAATTCTTCCTATACCTGAGCGGAAAGAAAATATCCAGCTGGTATAAAACCTTAAGAAACACTCCTTCAAAGCCGTCCATTCTAAAGGAACATCACATAATACCATACCAGACAATCCATCTTGACCACCATGGCACGAAATAACAGAAATCTCGAGGTTTTGTTACGTTCAACTACTCCTTGCGAAGCACCCCATGCAAAATATCCGGGTCTTAATCCTGGTTCAACGACTCTTCCAAAAGGGTTTCAAAAGGAACCTGGACTTCGGGCGTTTGAAGCTGCCACTGTCTTTGACCGAGATATTGAAATCCCGCTCAGAGACGGAATAAAGATACGCGCCGATGTCTTCCGCCCGGTCGACGGGCCGAAGGTACCTGCCCTCTTGGCCTGGAGTCCATATGGAAAATCAGGAGCTGGTTTCTTTAATCTCGACGCCGTTCCGGGCCGTGTGGGAATATCACCCAGCCAACTATCGGGTATGGAAAAATTTGAAGGTCTAGACCCCGCGGAGTGGGTTGGCAGAGGTTATGCTGTCGTCAATGTCGACGCGAGGGGAGCCTTCGACTCAGAAGGAGATATTCGGTAGGTGTGCCGCATTGAAGGCTTAGTTATGATGCCCTCAAAATTGCTTGCTAAGTTGTATACACCTAGTTATTGGGGCTCAGCTGAAGGTCGCGATGGATACGACGCAATTGAATTTGTTGCAAATCTTCCGTGGTGCAGTGGCAAAACTGCACTTGTCGGAAACTCGTGGCTAGCCGTTGCTCAATATTTTATTGCAGCCGAGCAACCCCCGCACCTGAGTTGTATTGCGCCTTGGGAAGGCTTGACTGATCTCTATCGGGAGTCGCTCTGCCGAGGAGGTGTTCCGTTCAAGCCTTTCctcagcttcttggctgaAGTGCTATTTGGTGAGTCATTTGATCCAGCATCTTGATTAATGTACCTGACAAAAGTAGGCAGGAACAAGCAAGAAGATATAATAGCCATGCTGGAAAAGCATCCATACATGAATGAGTATTGGGCTGGCAAGCGGGCAGACCTCAGTCGTATTGCTGTACCTGCGTATATTCTGGGCAGCTTCTCCACTGCACTCCACACTGCTGGCTCTTTCCGCGCCTTTGAGGAAATTCCACATAATAAGAAATGGCAAGGGCCCCGAGATACGTTGAAAGGGGAGCGCTAACTGTTCTTAGGCTCCGCGTTCATCCCACCCAGGAGTGGCACGATCTTTATCAGCCCGACAGTGTCAATGATCTCTGTCATTTCCTGGATCGATATACGAAGGGGGTTGAGAATGGCTGGGAGGAGACTCCGGCACTTCGGGTTTCTATTCTTGGATTTAACAAAGTTTGTCTAATTCCGCACAACTCTCCCAAGTACAGACCTGATGCGTGGCTCTCTGCCCCTCTAGGACCCCATTGTTAATCATGTGtttccttcatggccgaTCCCATCAACAAAATATCAGGCTCTGCACCTGAATGCCGACAACCAGCTTAGTATAAATCCACCCACAGAAGTTCACACCCAAACGTACCAGGCAGATGTGCCAGCTCTTCAAGTCGACAGTGATTCAGAGGAGTTAGTTTTTACTTATACCTTTGCCAGGCAAGCTTTTGTGGTTGGTCACTCTAAAGCTGTCCTCTACATGAGTTGCTCCTCGCACGATGATCTCGATGTTTTCGTACAGCTGCGCAAAGCCTCTGCCGACGGGACCATTTTGCAGAACGTCAATATACCTCTTGAGCACATGGGAGTTTCTAGCGCAGAAGATATTGTACCGGTGAACTCAAACATATATCTAGGACCTACCGGTATCCTACGAGCTAGCCACCGTGCTATCGATCAGGAATTGTCAAAGTCGCACGCAATAACATACTCTCACACGGAAGAAGCAATCCAGAAGGTCAAGCCCGAAGAGATAGTCAAGTTGGAAATTGCGATTTGGCCAACAGCTATGGTATTTGAAGCTGGGGAAAAGATTATTCTGAAAGTGGCAGGGCATCACATGACTCTCGCGGAGTTTGAGCCCCTGCGAGGTGCCTTTTCTGCGGAAAACAAGGGGCACCATGTTGTCCATTTCGGAGGGAGATATCCCAGCCATATTGAAATCCCAATAGTGGATTTGTGAGAAGGTGCATGTTATGTTCTAGGCGcgttcttctgctcctcatGTGATTGCATTTTCTCAGTGGCTCCGCTagttctcctcgtcctttAATCACTATCTGATTAGGTCTAACTCACCCTTCTAAATATACTTACCGCTTGATTCCTTTCTTTCAAAATTTGGGTCGATTCTAGCCCCACATTTTCGTGGGGCACAGATATTGGGAGCGGTTCTAGCCGGGGGGATATCCAATAATACTTCCAACGGAGCGCAAATGAGCAAATAGGACAAAAATCCTGCAAGAAGCAGAATAGTTGGGGTCGATTTATGGAATTCTGCCGGGGGGCGGGAGTACCTTCAGCCGAGCCAAGAGAAAATCCCGGGTGTGCCACACTTAACCCCAGACTCTTCCCTCCCCGCCTTTATGGCTACAtcgccatctttcttcttcacctgccAAGAAATTACACCAATCAGATAATGGCTAGCGAAAATCTGCGGGGCCGGCGTCAGCGCTATTGCCCCTGGTGCTCCAAGTCATTCACAAAAGCTGAGCACCTAACCCGGCATGTCAGAATTCATACTAGGGAAAGGCCGTTCGCCTGTATCACATGTAGCAAATCATTTAGTCGCCAGTATGCTCGGTTTCTGATGCCAATGAGATATATTTACTGACCTGAACTAAGCGATTCTCTGTTGCGACACTCGAGATCTCATCGGTCATCCAGCATTGCGCCTGCGGAAATGGACACGGCTGCCGACTCCGCCGACGCAGTAATTGATGCATCGCGACCGGTGATCAGTCATCACAACCAACAGATCTCCCCATTTAGCCATGACTATACTCTTGCAGTTGGTGCTGTCAATGAgcctccaactcctccgcACCGACCCTCCTCGGTCAGAGATAGTTGCTCAAGCACAGGAGATATTCATTCGACATCCCACTCATTTGCCAATCCAGCACGGCAAAGAGCCATATTTTCCTCCAATATGGGAGGGCTACCTTATGTACAGCCTGAACAAGGGCTGGCCGGCGTGACTGAGTTTCCCACACCAGGCTCCCAATCTCAGCTCGCGGACTTGGACTCTCTCCACGATACGGGCCAAGACCAAATACAGACCATCAATAACACAAATACCCAGATCCCAGCTTGGTTTGCGGATGAAGATTTTGATTTGAGTGCTTTTAACTCGGAGATTTTGATGTCGGCTGGAAGTTGGCTTCAGCCAGACCCCGGCCCACAGCATCCCAGCGACATTACGAGCGACAGCAACCAGCTTCTCGCAAATGATATATCCTCATCACGAGAGAGCATGGTTCAGTTGAATTGGTATACATATATGGGAATGTCACGATCAGACCACGCAACGCCTGAGATCGGAACAGAGAAGACACAGGTAGACGAAGCATACCGAGCCAGCCTGGCCGTGAAACTTCAGCCGCATATACCCTTCTTACCTCTCCCATCAACAGAGTTTCTGGTATGCCTACCTTTGACCATTTGATACTTTTACCAGCTAATTGTGGCAGAATCTTTGCATTCAAATGTATTTCACGAAATTCCATCCTCTTTTTCCAATCGTCCACGCTCCTTCCTTTCAACCGTCTTCAAAAAGTTCGTTACTTCTTCTCTCTATCTGCTCCATTGGGAGCCTTTTTGTGGGCTCGTCCCATGCCGCTTCTCAAGGAGTGAAGATTTTTGAGACCCTAAATAAAGCAATATTGTCCTCGGTACGCCTTGATCTATCCAGTTTTACAGATTTTTGCCGTGCGGCTGACTCCAGAAAGTGGGAAAAGTATTTCTCACGACAGGGACCCGAGACAATTGCCATGGTTCAGGCGGCTCTAATAGGACAAACATTTGGACTTCTGTCAGGGGTTAGGTGACGTATACCAGCTCTGGAAGTTGGTTACTAATTGATGCGAAATAGAGAAAAAAGGATCTGCTCATTGCACAGACATTCCACGGCACcctggtggtggtgagctTGAATCCCCCCGCGGAAACTAACTGATCTAATATGTTCAAATATAGTGGGCGAGGCGAGCGATTGTTAGCAAACTGGAAAGAGCATCAGACAAGATCAGCTTGCGTCAAATCTCGCATACCCCAGAAAAGGCATGGAAGACGTGGATTCAGGCGGAAGAACATAATCGGTGAGTTCCTGGATCTAACCGACGTCACAGGTACTAATCAATGTTGGTGGCTTCAGGCTTATTGCGGGTATCCACGTCCACGATGTCGAAATATCCGATCTTTTCCTAACGGACCCGTATCTGCGACATTCACCATCCAAACTGCCTCCAGTGTCGGACGATGATCTCTGGGAAGCCGAAACCGTGGATGACTGGAGCAAAGGAGTGATCAGCCTCTTATCATTCTCAGGTGAATTTGAAAGTCATTTGCAGCCTCAAGGCACAGGAACAAATCATCAACAAACAAACCCGTCAATGGCCGCTCCTTCGATCAACAGATTTCAAACTTATCTTGAGCTCCAATTGATCGCTGCCTCAGCTCTTGAAATAAGGAATGAAAATGACCGAAAGCAACGAAAGCGATCCGAACACGCCCTTATGGACTTCTATGAAACACATATCGTCCCTCACCGAGGGAAAAAATTGGACCCATACTGCTTGCCTATACTTTGGCactcgatcttcttctcattATATGCCAATATCGATCACCTTGAGCTAGTCATTGGCAAAGAGGGGTTTGATGAGGCACAGCGCCATGTTGATTGTGTACGTGACTGGGCTTCGTCCTCAGATGGCCAAAGATGCGCACTGCATGCTGCCCTAATTCTCCGTGAACTGGGGCTGGAGAATCTGAGAACTGAGCCTCCTCTTCACGTCCCTCGGATAATTTTCCGCGCCGCCCTCATTTGGTTCTGTTATATCAAATTCGGTGTTGATACTGCAGTCAACTTACGTCAAACTGTGGAATTTCCCGAGTTGAGCGGTATTGGCATAAACAGTGAGACGTTGCTTTTTGAAGCCAATGGTTTCAAACTATTCCGGCCGACAATCTCGGAATCAAGCACATTTTGTGGACTGGTTGATATTCTACCCCGGATTGGACATTGGGGGACCTGTCGGCTATTCAACTCCATCTTGAAGTTGCTTCTCCCCGAAGTCAAAGAAGACGAGATGTATGCTAAATGAAAACGGTCTCGCAAAATACCAATAAACCCTTTGGTCTTTGTGTTGCCTCTATTCTACTAATGACACAGAGGGCCAGGTTGCCCAGGATAAGCTTTGAAAATAggcgttgttgatgatcatTGTAAGTACATTTATATGcgtgggaaggaaggagatgtGGCGATGGAACCTATCTATTATGATGGGGCCGAGCTCTGATCCATCATACACAGCAATTGCATATACAAAATGGGCCTGTACTCCGATTCGTACTTGTATATGTGCCACCAACCCAGCAatcatctctcttttcttctgtATCGAGTCCTCTTAGTACATAAGCGTTGTATGGAAAACGTCGGGCTTTGGCCCTTATCAAATGGGTTAATGATATACGCGATGACCGCCGCGTCCAATCCCGTTCTGCTTCTGCCCCTGGGCCTTAGCACACCCTATTTTAACCTATTCATTGGCAGATAACTAGCGCATTATCAGCTATTGGCTCATATTGCGGGGAGAATAAGCTAGATATCCGGCTCTGAGATCCGTTTCAGGAACAGCAGGTGGGGCAATTTATCCCAAACACTCGAGAGCGGCCCCATTGCTGCCAATTGTAGCCCCTGCTACCGTGGCTTGGTCTGGCCAAACTTTCATCGAAATCCAGGGTAAAAAGGATGGATGGGGCTGCTTCGTCGTATGTGGAAGGCGTGACGACCGTGACGAATGAAGCCTCCCCCTGACCCAGATAGGCAACTCCCTCATGTTGTCTCTCGTTCTTCTGGACGCGGAGAGCCGGCTGCAGAGATTGAGTCAGGATGGGATACGGGGTACACGAACGTGCCTTCTTCAGCGGCAATTGAGGACGCTGCTCGAGCCTATCCCAACTGCGGATCGGCGGTCCGCCAGAGCTTGGTCAACTGAATCTCTCCTGCTCACCGCGAGACGCCCACAAATAGTCTCTTCCCCATAGTCGCCAAGATTCTCTCGGCCTTCTCAAGCTACGTTTGACACAAATTGTTCCCCGCAGAGATGATGGCACGGTAGCACAATGCGTCGAAGCGGACGCCCTCGCCCGTCCCGTTTGGGGCCCgcgtcgacgatgcagaGACCGCGATATGAATGCATAAATACCCCATGACTGTCGCTAAGCATCAGGATGGCTGCAAGCTTCTCATTTCGTTCAATAGCAATCAATCATCATGCCCTCAATCAGGACGAGTATTATCGTGGCAGGGCTGGCTTCGCTGCCCCTCATCCAGGCGCAGGAGCCGGCCACATCCGACCCTGGAAACCCTGCTCTCACCACCTGGATGTGTTCCACTGCTGGGGGCTGCGTGGAACAGAATACCTCGATTGTCCTGGACTGGGGGTCCCGCTGGATCCATACCGTCGGTGGCTCTGAGTCTTGTACGACCTCATCCGGTGTCAACACGACCCTGTGCCCCGACGAAGCCACCTGTGCAGAGAATTGTGTTATCGAAGCAGCCAACTATACCTCCGCCGGTGTGTCTGTTTCCGGAGACTCGCTGACTATGTACCAATACGTCGAGAGCAACGGCGTATATGGCAATGCCTCTCCACGACTCTACCTCCTCGGAGCGGATGGGAACTATGTGATGATGCAGCTCCTCGGTAGGGAGCTGAGCTTCGACGTTGATATGTCTACTCTGCCATGCGGTGAGAACGGCGCCCTTTATCTGTCCGAGATGAGCGCCAGCGGCGGAAGGAATGAATACAACACCGGCGGTGCTGAGTACGGCTCGGGATACTGCGATGCACAATGCCCGGTCGAGACCTGGAGGAACGGGACGCTCAACCCCAACGGTGAGAGCTACTGCTGCAATGAGATGGATATTCTCGAGGCCAATTCCATGGCCAATGCCTACACTCCCCATCCCTGCAGCACCACCGACTGCGATAAGGGCGGCTGCGGCTTCAACCCTTACGCGCAGGGCGTGACCAACTACTGGGGACCGGGCGATACTGTAGACACCTCTAAACCTTTCACTATCACTACCCAGTTTATCACGGACGACGGCACCAAGACCGGTACCCTGACTGAAATCCGACGACAATACATTCAGAACGGTAAGATCATCCCGAACGCGAAGTCGTCGTCCGGTCTCGATTCTATTACGCAATCGTGGTGCGAGTCTTCTGACAGCTCTGCGTCCACCTTCGGCGGCTTAACCACCATGGGCCAGGCGCTCGGCCGTGGAATGGTCCTGATATTCAGCATCTGGAACGACGGAAGCCAGTACATGAACTGGCTCGACAGTGGAAGCAGCGGCCcgtgcagc from Penicillium psychrofluorescens genome assembly, chromosome: 5 carries:
- a CDS encoding uncharacterized protein (ID:PFLUO_007455-T1.cds;~source:funannotate), with translation MPSIRTSIIVAGLASLPLIQAQEPATSDPGNPALTTWMCSTAGGCVEQNTSIVLDWGSRWIHTVGGSESCTTSSGVNTTLCPDEATCAENCVIEAANYTSAGVSVSGDSLTMYQYVESNGVYGNASPRLYLLGADGNYVMMQLLGRELSFDVDMSTLPCGENGALYLSEMSASGGRNEYNTGGAEYGSGYCDAQCPVETWRNGTLNPNGESYCCNEMDILEANSMANAYTPHPCSTTDCDKGGCGFNPYAQGVTNYWGPGDTVDTSKPFTITTQFITDDGTKTGTLTEIRRQYIQNGKIIPNAKSSSGLDSITQSWCESSDSSASTFGGLTTMGQALGRGMVLIFSIWNDGSQYMNWLDSGSSGPCSSTAGNPATILAQDPTTHVVFSNIRWGDIDSTYTSPSGSGTGTSSSSKSTTATTKPTTMTTSTTATASGATQTHWGQCGGQGWTGPTACASGTTCEEQNSYYSQCL
- a CDS encoding uncharacterized protein (ID:PFLUO_007454-T1.cds;~source:funannotate) is translated as MGGENVSKGMRTLLMPYGQQWRNHQRLQASYLNIRVSQSYRDLQDLESKQLVHELLSPAVDFSDRYHRYSSSLIFALAYGRRLETGNEPEIKAIDQVMENFLYAARVGTWLVDALPFLNHLPKSLAPWRRYADDLHKFESKLAMENMTRGQETASWNWAKQVQDMKESSEMTPKERAYDVGIIYEAGSDTTTMALEVFTAAMILYPNVMKKAQEEIDSTIEGFPSFADKERLPYIGALINEVLRWRPVSAGGIPHAVTEDDEYMGFHIPKGATVIGNHWSIHLDEDVYKDPYNFNPDRWIEEPDLPLAPFGFGRRICTGQHIAKNSLFINITRLLWAFDIGYAYEETSEGKRRCEIDPFAFTQGFNSRPLPFRADFTLRSQAKAAVIQDQWNKADKDIDRILERIRASQKTT